The genomic segment CCGGCCATGCCGATGTTGCCCTCGAACTCCCGGAAGATCTGGCCGTAGCTCTTGCCGGCGATGTTGGCCAGCACGTTCAGACGGCCACGGTGCGGCATACCGATGCAGACCTCGTCCAGCGAGTTGTCGGCGGCCAGCTCGCAGATCTCGTCGAGCAGCACGATGGTGGACTCGCCACCCTCGAGGCTGAAGCGCTTCTGGCCGACGAACTTGGTCTGCAGGAAGGTCTCGAAGATCTCCGCCTCGTTGAGCTTGTCGAGGATGCGCAGGTGCTCCTCGCGGGGCAGGGGAGTGTGCGGCTTCTCGAACTTCTCCTGGAACCAGCGACGCTGTTCGGTGTCCGAGATGTGCATGTACTCGATGCCCATGGTGTGGCAGTAGGAGTCACGCAGGATGTCCAGGATCTCGCGCAGCGTCATGTAGCTGCGGGCCTCGCCAGCGAAGGTGCCGACCGCGAACTCGCGGTCCAGGTCCCACACAGTCAGGCCGTGGGTCTCCAGCTCGAGTTCGGGGTGGGTGCGCTGGCGGTACTCCAGCGGGTCGACGTCGGCCATGAGGTGGCCCAGGCTGCGGTAGGCCTGGATCAGCTCGACGACACGGGCCTCCTTGGGCACCTGACTGTAGCGGTGGGCGCTGACGTCGGTGTCCCAACGCAGCGGGCGGGTAGGGGACGCGCAGGCTCTCGAAGATCTGGTCGTAGAAACCGTCCTCGCCCAGCAGCAGCCGGTGCATCTTGCGCAGGAACTCACCGGACTGTGCGCCCTGGATGACGCGGTGGTCATAGGTGGAGGTCAGCGTGGTGATCTTGCTGACGCCCAGCTCGTTGATCCGGCTCTCGCTGGTGCCCTGGAACTCCGGCGGGTAGTCGATGGATCCGACGCCGACGATGACTCCCTGGCCATTCATCAGGCGGGGCACCGAGTGGTTGGTGCCCAGGCCACCGGGATTGGTCAGCGAGGCGGTGACGCCCTGGAAGTCCTCGACACCGAGCTTGCCGGTACGGCCCTTCTTGACGACCTCCTCGTAGGCGGCCCACCACTGCATGAAGTCGAGCTGCTCGCAGCCCTTGATGGCGGGCACGACCAGGTTGCGGGTGCCGTCGGGCTTGACGAGGTCCATGGCCAGACCGATGTTGATCGACGGGTTCTCGATCAGGACGGGCTTGCCGTTCTCCTCGCCGTAGGCATTGTTCATGGCCGGGATGGCCTTGAGCGCCTGCACCATCGCGAAGCCGATGATGTGGGTGAAACTGACCTTGCCACCCTTCGAGCGCTTGAGGAAGTTGTTGATCACGGTGCGCTGGTCGATGACCAGCTTCATCGGGACCGACCGCACGGTGGTGGCCACCGGCATGGTCAGCGAGGCGTCCATGGCCTTGGCCGTGCGCATCGGCACGCCCTTCATGACCGTCTTCTTGGGCTCCTGGCTGGCCACCTTGGGGCGGTTGGCGGGATTCGGCGCATTGGCGCTCAGGCCCGAGGCGTGTCCGGGCGTGGACGGCGTCTCGGTGCGCACCTCGCGCTGCTCGACCTTGGTGGGCTTGGGGGCCTCGGCCGGGGCGGACTGTTTGGGCTGCGCTGGGTCGGACTGTTTGGGCTGCGCTGGGGCGGACTGTTTGGGCTGCGCTGGGCGGACTGTTCGGGCTGCACCGGGGCGGACTGTTCGGGCTGCGCCGGGGTGGCCTGCTGCGGGGCGGCAGCAGGAGCGGGTGCGGCGGCGGGCGTCGCCTGCTGCGCCTGCGCCGGCGAGTTCTTGGCGAAATAGGCCGCCCACGCGGCATCCACGCTGCTCGGATCGGACTTGTACTGCTCGTACATTTCCTCGATCAGCCAGTCGTTGGCGCCGAAGTCACTGGAGGAGTCGTTGTTTGACATGTGTTGTGCGGTGGCTCGGGCCACCATCGCCTTCTTCCGGTGTGTGTTGGCCTGCGGCAGGCCCCTGCGCCTACCTGGATGCGATGTTATCCGTTACCCGGGTGGCTTGGGCAAACCTGTTTGTCATCAATCCTTCAACAGTCCACCAGACGGTGATGGCCGTCAAGCCCACGAGCCCCAGATTTCGGCCGACGAGCGCCGCCGTCGCGCCCCGGTCGGCTGTCTCGGGCACGATCAGGCCGAGGTAGTGGTTGGGGTAGACGTACTGGGTGGCCCAGGCGATCGCCAGGCATGTGACGGCCACCAGAGTGGCCCTGGCCCGGTGCTTGCCGCGGGGCGCGAGTCCAAGCCAGGCAGCGCTGACGGCCCCCAGCCACGCGACATATTGCGGGCTGAGGGTCTTGTTCGCGCTCAGCATGACGAGCACGATGGACAGGCAGGCCAGAGCCCGCAGGTCGGGGCTGGCCCCCTCCCGGAAGACCAGCACGGCGATGACTCCGGTGTAGAGGACACCCAGAGCCATGGCGACGGAGGAAAGTCGAAGAAGTGTTTCGACGTGCGGACCGAAGACCTCGAAGGCATTGAAGGGAGACATCCTCACGTCCCACCGGACCGCTGCATTGCCCGCCTGTTCCGGCCCGCCGAAGGCGCGCAGGAGGATCGGGACGCTCGCCCAGGCGCTCTCGATCTGAAGTCCCCGTCCGGACTGCCAGGACAGGGGTGAGACGAGCCGCATCGGGCCGGCGACGAGCAGGGAGGCCAGGGCCAGGCCCATGCCCGTCGCGCTGAACCAGACGAGGCGTTCCCGGGAAGAACGGTCACGCCCCAGCAGGGGGGCAATCAGCAGCGCCGGCCACAGCTTGATGCCGGCTCCCAAGGCCATCAGGGCCCCGGACAGCCCTGGCCGACGGGCCACCAGGAAGACCGCGACGCCCACCACCACGCCGGCCAGCAGGTCATAGCGGAACCAGATCAGTGGCCCCATCGCAAAGGTGAAGACCATCCAGTAGATGGCCGCCACCTTGGAGCGGCCCTGCCACAACCAGACCGAGAAGCCTCCGTCGAGCACGGCCATCAGCAGCGCGAAGAGCAGGCAGTAGAGCGAGACGTCGTCATCGATGGGCTGGCGCAGCACGTCCAGCAGCCAGACCACCGGCATCGGGTACTCGCGCAGCACCGTGGAGTAGTCCTGTGCGCCCTGCAACTGACCGAAGTAGTAGCGCACGTCGTTGATGATGAAGGTGTAGTCCTTCGCCCACTGGTGGAGCATCCAGCAGCGGGAGAGCACCCAGAGCGCCACCCACGGGACGGCACTGCCCAGCAGCAGCCGACGGATGTCGGTGCCGAGCAGGGACGGGGGACTGGATTCGGGGGCGGGGGAGCTCACGTTCTCCGTTCAGCGTTCGGCGTCTGTGGCCAACCGGGTGGCCTCGATCTGGCGCGGATGCAGGAAGCTCCAGATCCACGCCGCGATCTTGAACAGTACCCAGCACAGGACCACATTGCGGGCGGCCAGCACCAGCGTGGCGCCGTGCATGCCGGGCCGGTGACCCACCAGCGACGCATATCCGATGGGGTAGATGATCTGGGTCAGCAGGGTGATCACCAGCGTCCACTCGCTGATCTCCGCCAGATGGTGCTCGTCGCTGCGGGCCCGGTGGCTGCCCTTGGGGTTCTCGCTGGCCATGGCCCAGCCCGCGGCCAGCGGGCCACCCACCCAGATGATGTACTGCGGACTGAATGTCTTGTTGGCCACGATCATCACGAAGATGACCAGCAGCATCAGGGCAGCTCCCTCGATCAGGCGCTGGTCCCCGCGGCGCAGCCACAGCAGGTAGCAGGCCACAGTGGCCAGCAGGCCCAGCGCCATTGCCGCGGAGGCGAGGGTCTGGAAGAGCTCGGTGGCGGGCCCGGAGATCTCCCACGCGTTGAAGTCGCTGACGGCCACCCAGAAGGTCTCGGGGGTCATCATCCGCCACAGCATCGGGATCGTGGCCCACACGCTCTCGATCTGCAGTCCGCGCTGACCCTGCCAGCCCAGGGGGGAGACGAGCCGGTCCCAGCCGGCCCAGACCAGACTGGCGATCGCGAGCAGGCATCCCGATCCCCAGAAGCCGAGGCTGGTGAGCAACCGGTTTCGCCGTGGTGAGCCGTGCTCCCGGTCCCCCAGGAGCGCTGGCCACAGCAGCGCCGGCCAGAGCTTGATTGCCGCGCCGATCCCGATCATCGCGCCCGACGCGACGGGTTGCTTCTTGCGCAGCAGGAGCAAGGCCCAGCCGGCCAGGACAGCCGTGATGATGTCGAAACGCAGGTAGGCGGTGGTGCCCACGAGAGGTACGAAGGCGGACCAGAAGGCGACGGCCTTGCCGCGCAGCCGCCCAGCGTCGTGCCACAGCGTCCAGGTGAAGGCGGCGTCCAGCAGGAACATCAGGCAGAAGAAGGCGGCCACATAGGCCCACCGGTGGCCGAAGCTCACCAGGTCCGGGAGCTTGAGCAGCCACAGGACGGGGGTGGGGTATTCGATCATCGTCGACTGGGGGCCGTTGAGGCCCATCCGGGTGATGTTCTCGTGGTAGTAGCGAGTGTCTCCCAGGGTGAAGAGCATGGCTGCCCATTCAAGGAAGAGGACGATGCGGCTGAACAGCCACACCTTCTTCATCAGGCGGGCATCGTTGAGCCGTTCCGAGTCCCACCAGGCCCGCCACGGTGAGGTGGGGGTGAGGAAGCTGGCTTGTTCACTGGTGGAAGTCTGGCTCACTGGGGCCCCCGGTCGGCGGGCCGCGCCCGGGCCCAGTCACTACATGGACGAACACTGCTCTTGATGGACGAGAATCCGTCCTTCTGGCGCCCCCGGCAGGATTCGAACCTGCGCTCCCCGCCTCCGGAGGGCGGTGCTCTATCCCCTGAGCTACGGGGGCCAGCCCCTGTTGGGGCGTGGACCACAGTAGCAGGCTCCGGCAGTGCTTCGTCACAAGGGTCGGGGTGGCGCGTCGCGTGTCAGCGTCTGGAACGTGGTCGAGGGTCGGTGGTGGCTTCTGGAAGGATCAGGGGTATGACGCACACCCATGTCGCCGGCTCCATCCATGCCGACGCCACCGCGGCGGGACCGCAGTGGCTCAACCGCCCCACCGACGTCAACGAACTCGATCCCGCGCTGTGGAGCGCTTCGGTCGAGCGTGTCGATGGAGGAGAGGTGAGCGTGGCTGGTCTGGGCGTCAAGGAGATCGCCGAAGAGGTGGGCACTCCCGCCTATGTGGTCGACGAGGCGGACTTCCGCGCAAGGGCTGCCGCCTTCCGTGAGGCCTTTGCCGGTTGGCAGGTCTACTACGCAGGCAAGAGCTTCCTGACCCGGAGCGTGGCGCGCTGGATCCGGGAGGAGGACCTGTACCTCGACGTGTGCAGCGGGGGAGAGCTCACGGTGGCCCTGGCCGGCGGCATGGACCCGGCACGCATCGGCCTGCATGGCAACAACAAGTCCGTCGACGAGCTGGCCCTGGCCTTGTCGAAGGGTGTGGGCAGGATCATCGTCGACTCGCTGGACGAGATCGGCCGGATCGAACAGCTCTGTGCGGCCAATGGCTGGCGCGCCCGGGTGATGGTGCGGGTGACCACCGGCGTGGAGGCACACACCCACGAGTACATTGCCACCGCGCACGAGGACCAGAAGTTCGGCTTCAGCATCACCAATGGGCAGGCGATGGTCGCAATGGTGCGCTGCCACTACAGCGAGCACATGGACCTGCTGGGGATCCACTCACACATCGGCTCGCAGATCTTCGACACCCACGGCTTCGAGGTGGCTGCCCGCCGCACCATGAAGCTCCTGGCCCAGTTCGCCGCGGCGACCGGGACGGAGCTGCCCGAGTTGGACCTCGGTGGCGGCTTCGGCATCGCGTACACCCATGCCGACACCCCCGCAACGCCCGACGCCCTGGCCACCAGTCTGCGGGAGATCGTCGAGCATGAGGCGCGCGGATACAACATCGCCATCCCACAGATCAGCATCGAACCGGGCCGCGCCATCAGCGGCCCCACCACCATGGCGCTCTACACCGTGGGTACGGTGAAGGTGGTCGACATCGACGGGGGACAGAACCGGGTCTACGTGAGCATCGACGGTGGGATGAGTGACAACATCCGTCCCGCCCTCTATGCCGCTGAGTACTCGGCGGCCGTCGTCTCGCGCGCCTCCCGGGCCGAGCCCGTCCTGTGCCGCGTGGTCGGCAAGCACTGTGAGGGTGGCGACATCCTGGTCCGCGACGTCTTCCTGCCCGCGGACATCGCCCCCGGAGACCTGCTGGCGGTTCCCGCGTCGGGTGCCTACTCCCGGGCGATGGCCAGCAACTACAACATGCTGACCAAGCCTCCGGTCGTCGCGGTGCGCGACGGCGAACTGACCACATTGCTGCGCCGTGAGAGCCTCGAGGACCTGATGAGCCTCGACGTCGGCAACTGAGCAGCACTCCCCGCCCGAAACAATCCACGAAGGACGAAGGACGACGATGAACAGGCTCGAACCCGTAGACCCCGCGAAGCTCGCGCCCCTGAAGGTTGCCCTGTTGGGCTGTGGCGTGGTGGGCAGCCAGGTGGCCCGCGTGATCACCGAACAGGCAGAGGACCTCACCAACCGGATCGGCTGTCGGCTCGAGCTGGTCGGCATCGCGGTGCGCAACCTGGACCGGGACTTCGGCGGCCTTGACCCGGAATTGTTCACCGATGACGCGAAGGCGCTGGTCTCGCGCGATGACCTGGACATCGTGATCGAGGTCGTCGGCGGCATCGAGCCCACCCGCGAGCTGGTGCTGACCGCCATCGACCACGGTGCCAGCATCGTCACCGCCAACAAGGCCCTGTTGGCCCAGGACGGGGAGGCACTGTTCACAGCTGCCGAGAGCCGGGGCGTCGACCTCTACTTTGAGGCGGCCGTCGCTGGCGCCATCCCGATCGTGAGGCCGCTGCGAGAGTCCCTGGTGGGTGACGAGATCACCACCGTGATGGGGATCGTGAACGGCACGACGAACTACATCCTGGACCAGATGACCACCACGGGGGCGGACTTCGACGATGCCCTCGCCGAGGCGCAGCGCCTGGGATATGCGGAGGCGGACCCCACCGCAGACGTGGAGGGCTATGACGCCGCGGCCAAGGCGGCCATCATGGCGACGCTCGCCTTCCACACCCGGGTGCGGGGTGCGGACGTCTACCGCGAGGGAATCACCTCGGTGACCAGCAACGACATCGTCCTGGCCCGCAAGCTGGGCTGCGTGGTCAAGATGCTGGCCGTCCTCAAGACCGACGTGCAGGGAGCGGTGAGCGTGCGGGTCCACCCCGCACTGGTTCCCTCCAGCCACCCGCTCGCCAGCGTCGGCGGTGCCTACAACGCCATCTTCGTGGAGAGCAGGGATGCCGGGCGGCTGATGTTCATGGGCCCCGGCGCAGGCGGCTCCCCGACCGCGTCAGCCGTGATGGGTGACCTGGTCACCGTGGCTCGCAACCGCGTTCGCGGTGTCGCTGGTCCCGGGGAGTCCGTCTACGCCCAGCGCGCGATGACCCCGATGGGTGAGGTCGAGACGCGCTACCTGGTGCGGATCAATGTCGTCGACGAGCCCGGCGTGCTGGCTGCAGCCGCCGCCATCTTCGCCAACCACAACGTCTCGGTGCAGACGGTGGACCAGTCGCCCGCCGTCGCGCGTGACGGGGAGGACGAGGAGATTGCAGTGCTGGCCATGATGACCCACCAGGCCAGGGAATCGGACCTCCAGGCCGTCGTGCGTGAGCTGGAGGAACGCAGCTTCACGCGGGGCACGGTGGAGGTCCTGAGGGTCGAGGGAAAGTGAGATGGAGCCTGCGATGGTGAGCCTGCCGGCGGGGCGCCGGGCGCGAGTGCGAGTGCCCGCCACGAGCGCGAACCTGGGGCCCGGCTTCGACTGCATGGGTCTCGCGGTGGACCTGGTCGACGAGCTGTCTGCCGAGGTGTTGGAGGAGGGCGTCGAGGTGCAGGTCACCGGCGAGGGCGCCGATCAGGTACCGCGGGACGGCTCGCACCTCGTGGTGCGTGTGCTCACCGAATCCCTTGCGGAGCTGGGCTCTTGGCTGCCGGGTGTGCGCCTGGATGCGCACAACGTCATCCCACACAGCCGCGGCCTGGGTTCCTCGGCAGCCGCCATCGTGGCCGGGCTCGCCCTGGCCTGGGGGTTGGCCCGGCCGGGTGAGCCGCTGGACCTGGACTGGGCCTGTCGGGTGAGCACCCGGTACGAGGGTCACCCGGACAATGCCTGTGCGGCCGTGCTGGGCGGCATCGTGTTGGCCTGGCCCGGCGTCGGGGACGACGTCGAGGTGGTCCGCCTCGAGGCGGCACCGGGGCTCCGGGCCATCGCCTGGGTGCCCGGATTCGAGGTCCGCACCGCGGGAGCGCGACAGGTCCTGCCCGTCGACGTGCCGCGGGTGGATGCGCTGGCCCAGGCCATCAGTTCAGCCCTCCTGGTGCACGCCCTCACCAAGGATCCGTCGAAACTCCTGGACGGTACGCGGGACAGGCTCCACCAGCCCTATCGTGCTCCGCTGATGCAGCCCTCGGCGGACCTGATGGCTGAGCTGCGCTCGCAGGGGATTGCGGCCTTCATCTCCGGGGCCGGGCCCACGGTGTTGGCGATGGGCACCCCGGACCAGTTGGCGGCCGCCGAGGACGTCCGGGCGGACGGGTTCACGCGGCATGACCTGTCCCTGGGGCGCGGCGTCGAGATCTTGCGGGGCTGAAGGCCTCCGGAACCGTGCCGCGGGGTAATTGCGGGCTGGCGAGGGCGGGATGCTACGCTCTTCTGCAGGATGAGGACCGCATCGCGGAATCGTCCGCACCTCACAGGTCAGGTGCCATCTCGACCCAGGTTCTGGGCCGGAGAACCACTGGAGAACAACCCCGTCAGTCTCGTCGGGTCCCTTCCCTTGCTCATCAGCGTGGTCCTTCCCCTCTTGCCATTCGAGACGTGAACCATGTCCGCCAGCGCGGCGACGCGGTCCCGACCTGAATCGACATCGGGCGATGCCCGGCAAGCACTGTGCTGCCACCACCATCCCGCGCCCGGTTCGCGAAAGGAATCCAGTGACTGACAATGTGACCGAGCCTTCTGCCGGCACCGGGCTGTCCGCGAAGAAGCTGCCCGAACTCAAGGCCATGGCCTCCTCCATGGGCATCAAGACGACCGGCCTCAAGAAGGCCGACCTGATCAGCGCGATCGCCGGAGGCGGCCAGCCGCGCTCTGAGGCGCCCGATCGCACTCGTCGCGCCAGCCGTCCGGCGGGGGCACCCGAGGGCAGTGAGTCGAAGACCGAGCGGCCCGTGGTGGCGTCCCAGCCGAGAAATGAATCCCAGCCGAATGCGGAGCAGTCGCCGGCCGGACAGGACGAGCGTGCGGGGGAGCAGCCGGAGCAGCGTCGTCGCGGTCGCCGGCGCGCCGAGCAGCCGGAGGGCGTTCAGCCGCAGGTCTCGAACACCCAGCGGGAGCAGGAGGCTCCCCAGGGGGAACCCGATGTCAGCGCCGAGGTCGGTGCGCGTCTGGCCGAGCTGAGCAACCAGAGCGGACGCCAGCGTCGTCGCCGTGGCGGCAATGCCGACGGCGAGGCCCAGAACGCCGGACAGCAGAGCCAGGACAATGACGCCAGCACAAGCGGTGGCAACAACAATGCCGGCGGCAATGGTGGCGGTCAGGGCAACAACCAGAGCAGTAACCAGAACAACCAGCAGAACAGCAACCAGGGCAACGGCGGGGGCAACAAGCAGAGCAACCGCGAGAACAACCGCGACAACAACCGCGACAACAACCGCGACAACAACCGGGACTTCGACGACGACAACGGCGGCCGGCGCGGGCGTCGGCGTCGCCAGCGGGACCGGGGCAACCGTCGTCAGCGGGGCGGGAACCAGGCCATCGACCGCTACGAGGCCGAGCCGGTCATCAGTGAGGACGACGTCCTGCTGAACATCGGCGGCATCCTCGACGTGCTCGACAGCTACGCCTTCGTCCGTACCTCCGGCTACCTGCCCGGCAGCAATGACGCCTATGTCTCCCTCTCGATGGTGCGCAAGTACGGCCTGCGTCGCGGCGACGTTGTCACCGGTGCGATCCGTCAGCAGCGTGAGGGGGAGCGCAAGGAGAAGTTCAACCCGCTGGTTCGTCTGGACACCATCAATGGTGCCGACCCGGAGCAGATGAAGGTCCGCCCCGAGTTCCAGAAGCTCACCCCGCTCTACCCGCAGGAACGCCTGCGCCTGGAGACGACCCCCACCAACATGACCGGCCGCATCATCGACCTGGTCAGCCCCATCGGCAAGGGCCAGCGTGGCCTGATCGTCTCGCCGCCCAAGGCTGGCAAGACGATGATCATGCAGAACATTGCGAACGCGATTGCCGAGAACAATCCCGAGGTCCACCTGATGGTGGTCCTGGTGGACGAGCGTCCCGAGGAGGTCACCGACTTCCAGCGCACCGTCGCCGGCGAGGTGATCGCCTCGACCTTCGACCGCCCGGCCGACGACCACACCACGATCAGTGAGTTGGCCATCGAGCGCGCCAAGCGCCTGGTGGAGCTCGGGCATGACGTGGTCGTGCTGCTGGACGGCATCACCCGTCTGGGGCGTGCCTACAACCTGGCCGCTCCGGCGTCGGGGCGCATCCTGTCCGGCGGTGTCGACTCGGCCGCCCTGTACCCGCCGAAGAAGTTCTTCGGTGCCGCGCGCAACATCGAGGACGGCGGCTCGCTGACCATCCTCGCGACTGCCCTGATCGAGACCGGCTCCAAGATGGACGAGGTCATCTTCGAGGAGTTCAAGGGCACCGGCAACATGGAGCTGCGGCTCAAGCGCAACCTGGCGGACAAGCGCATCTTCCCGGCCATCGACGTGGATGCCTCCGGCACGCGTCGCGAGGAGCTGCTCCTGGGCCGCGAGGAACTGGCGATCATCTGGAAGCTGCGTCGGGTGCTGTCCGGCATGGACGACCAGCAGGCCCTGGAGATGCTGCTCAAGCAGATGCGCAAGTCCCAGAGCAATCCAGAATTCCTGGTCCAGATCTCGAAGACCACGCCGGCGGAGTGATCCGGATGGCCAGACCCACCCGGGAACAATCCGGGTGGGTTTGGTGTTGGACACTCCGCACGGCATAATTGACCGTCGGTGCCGGTTCACGTCCACAATCCATGTCAGGACGACCCGGTGCATCCATCATCAAGGAGACATGACCATGAAGCAGGGTATTCACCCCGATTACGTGGAGACCACGGTGACTTGCACCTGTGGCAACACGTTCACCACCAAGAGCACCAACAAGTCCGGCTCGCTGAGCGCCGACGTGTGTGCGGCCTGCCACCCGTTCTACACGGGCAAGCAGAAGATCCTCGACACCGGTGGCCGCGTGGCCCGCTTCGAGCGTCGTTACGCCAAGAAGTAACTACTCCGACGAGCGCTGGGCGGCAGGGAAACCTGCCCCCGGCGCTCGTTCTTTTTGTCCAGCCACGGGGTGCCAGCCCACACCCCACGATGCCCGCCCCGCCCCACGATGCCCGAGCCTGTCGAGGGCCAGGAGACGCCATGTTCGAGAATGCCGATCCACTGCGCGCCGAGTTCGCCGATCTGGAGCACCAGATGGCAGATCCGGCGCTGCACGTTGACATGGCGCGCTCGCGGCGGGTCGGGCGACGGTATGCGGAGCTGACCCCCATCATCAAGGCGCTCGCCGAGTACGAGCAGGTGGCCGAGGATCTCCAGGCAGCCCTCGAACTGGCCGACGAGGATCCTTCCTTCGCTGCAGAGGCCCAAGAGCTCACCGTGCGGCGCGAGGGGGTCACGGAGCGGCTCAACCGCCTGCTGGCCCCGAGGGATCCACACGACAGCCTGGATGCCCTGCTGGAGATCAAGTCCGGCGAGGGCGGCGAGGAGTCGGCCCTCTTCGCCGGTGACCTGTTGCGGATGTACTCGCGCTACGCCGAGAGTCAAGGCTGGAAGGTGGAGCTCCTCGACGAGCAGACCACTGACCTGGGTGGCTACAAGAGTGTCACTGTCGCGGTGAAGGCAGGGGCCGGCGCCGCCCAGACCCCCTTCGGTGCCTTGAAGTTCGAGGGTGGTGTGCACCGGGTCCAGCGGGTGCCGGTCACCGAGAGCCAGGGCCGGATCCACACCTCTGCCGCGGGGGTGCTGGTGATGCCCGATGTGGAGGACGACGACGAGGTCAGGATCGATGACGAAGACCTGCGCATCGACGTCTACCGCTCCTCGGGCAAGGGCGGGCAGGGCGTGAACACCACGGACTCCGCGGTGCGGATCACCCACCTTCCCACCGGCGTCGTGGTGACCTGCCAGAACGAGCGTTCGCAGCTGCAGAACAAGGAACAGGCCATGCGGATCCTGCGCTCCCGCCTGGTGGCCTTGGCCGATGAGCAGGCCGCACAGGATGCCTCCGCGGCGCGCGCCTCGCAGGTGCGCACAGTGGACCGCAGCGAGCGGATCCGCACCTACAACTATCCGGAGAACCGGATAGCCGACCACCGGATCGGCTTCAAGGCGCACAATCTCGACGCAGTCCTCGACGGGGACCTGGGCCCGCTGGTGGAGGCCCTGCAGGCGGCAGACCTCGCGGAGCGCCTCGAGCAGGTGGGGGAGTGAGCCGCCCGGCCGGCCAGGTCATGCGGGAGGGCAGCGCGCGTCTCGCGGAGGCAGGCACGGCCTCGCCGATGGCCGAGGCGCGCACCCTGCTCAGCCATGTCCTGCATCGTGAGCCTCGTGACCTGGTCCTGGCCACCGTCGACGACGACCAGGCCGCCGCCTTCTCCGCGCTGTTGGACTCCCGTGTCGCCGGCATTCCGGTGCAGCACCTGACGG from the Luteococcus japonicus genome contains:
- the rho gene encoding transcription termination factor Rho, producing MTDNVTEPSAGTGLSAKKLPELKAMASSMGIKTTGLKKADLISAIAGGGQPRSEAPDRTRRASRPAGAPEGSESKTERPVVASQPRNESQPNAEQSPAGQDERAGEQPEQRRRGRRRAEQPEGVQPQVSNTQREQEAPQGEPDVSAEVGARLAELSNQSGRQRRRRGGNADGEAQNAGQQSQDNDASTSGGNNNAGGNGGGQGNNQSSNQNNQQNSNQGNGGGNKQSNRENNRDNNRDNNRDNNRDFDDDNGGRRGRRRRQRDRGNRRQRGGNQAIDRYEAEPVISEDDVLLNIGGILDVLDSYAFVRTSGYLPGSNDAYVSLSMVRKYGLRRGDVVTGAIRQQREGERKEKFNPLVRLDTINGADPEQMKVRPEFQKLTPLYPQERLRLETTPTNMTGRIIDLVSPIGKGQRGLIVSPPKAGKTMIMQNIANAIAENNPEVHLMVVLVDERPEEVTDFQRTVAGEVIASTFDRPADDHTTISELAIERAKRLVELGHDVVVLLDGITRLGRAYNLAAPASGRILSGGVDSAALYPPKKFFGAARNIEDGGSLTILATALIETGSKMDEVIFEEFKGTGNMELRLKRNLADKRIFPAIDVDASGTRREELLLGREELAIIWKLRRVLSGMDDQQALEMLLKQMRKSQSNPEFLVQISKTTPAE
- the rpmE gene encoding 50S ribosomal protein L31; protein product: MKQGIHPDYVETTVTCTCGNTFTTKSTNKSGSLSADVCAACHPFYTGKQKILDTGGRVARFERRYAKK
- the prfA gene encoding peptide chain release factor 1 → MFENADPLRAEFADLEHQMADPALHVDMARSRRVGRRYAELTPIIKALAEYEQVAEDLQAALELADEDPSFAAEAQELTVRREGVTERLNRLLAPRDPHDSLDALLEIKSGEGGEESALFAGDLLRMYSRYAESQGWKVELLDEQTTDLGGYKSVTVAVKAGAGAAQTPFGALKFEGGVHRVQRVPVTESQGRIHTSAAGVLVMPDVEDDDEVRIDDEDLRIDVYRSSGKGGQGVNTTDSAVRITHLPTGVVVTCQNERSQLQNKEQAMRILRSRLVALADEQAAQDASAARASQVRTVDRSERIRTYNYPENRIADHRIGFKAHNLDAVLDGDLGPLVEALQAADLAERLEQVGE